From the genome of Phytohabitans rumicis, one region includes:
- a CDS encoding ATP-binding protein yields the protein MGRAKASGEQDAVRGYGYQYDHVAATAYDLYRERRHFTLRLVDPEVGAVDDCVLVLAPVTASAGPEVHGYQYKSAAGNLTLAGLLAAGKTRKGEPKPSLLAELLDGWRKLSARHGGNEVAVHLVTPGALSRRDRPLTAAVKAVRGAVFPAPSRQHTAAFVESVLQPLASGGRLQDVDPAWNPILEWIREQIGMQESEVEPFLAALRIDTETASAMPAHPDRLPPEQRSEDIGHLAAVLHRRVQDGEPGQAVVLTPEDVAALAGFGSRGRPRHLHRFPIDLDRYTPLVEAEQALATALELAPSGYLCVLGPPGSGKSTLLAHATPGLADRVVTYLAFLPGDAAAAGRVSATDFLHDVVVQMEASQLKVRKSLPERDLNELRLRFRDLLSAASAEFAETGRRTLLIVDGLDHVARARVSQPLLDELPTPEAVPDGVVIVMGSQTLSPLNAKIQNHLGGATKDNTHRTVDLAAHRLTSAAVEGACHRLAEAVPELALTNRQIARVVQLVGGHPLALAYVTNSLVDLIEEHALGAEASVADCVRIPASAVDCALDRCVRYSGSVADDYAAYLADLPDSDALQTLLGDLARLRSPINMRWVQMWADSSALRSLVRLKHLFRVLDRHSWMFFHDSFRQFVLEATSVDLLGEPDPDADAQHHALLADECAAAEEGSRENGEEFFHCAQAGQQQRALALATPDRLRARFLAGTSPAVLTEDIRTAMRLAAEESDAAALVGLMLIQAELQSREQVLESVDLTGTWIDAGDLNAALAYALPSATLRIPIRHALTAAVKLDDLAHPAGRLLFDAADIHELGSVGGTERWEMLSAWAQGTVRFRPLSVLHTILRRMSERALSRFTATTESYRHHAAFALGGHAAYFARCAVSELLRTGRLVDAEDLTAKLHAGASTLLAAIPAQDADERTWGDELIESAYDAVADTSIQTARVRAKAGQWEEALQTLQNLATPSTGGNDAEQRALAAMGQKNAGEAAWIALQIAAKATRPLARTTPDSRPAPTPTDATDMQRKTSVAAAAFTFGTNQLERLDTPASITSGDLSSTEHQSAVLGAALRVRTSHLIVAGLTARSVGQTTTEDLLIAAAPTLRQPPANQPAGAKIDPGAAAHHDRAAISHAAQLNKAVTNLAVLQAAVILGDLPIATLRGLASRALATMPSVPDRLSLASARAANMTLMQMVIDVATRGSAELLRYVGEKIAEPDGGSSPRSRPAGAAAEGALNSRRPQRLGLHILRRGVRIAWLDDAIADADAELQQTSGAYERVDLLVTQAAAHLQAGETDTGRALLARVMPESFSPHWRKDVQLEVWVQWLVRATQNRPEALLAEAVDVAPLIAALTDATDGSAEAAAELLLQAVARAAPRHAVRLAAWQLREGSLSLTAAHEALAAGIAANILNAVVRNPDDIEAHHAATLLCSVIAAVLAPLCPSAPTSVLQPIRDLMTRLPTPVATTLTEQLTRAVDVHVLANTRRDWRRALHLPATPTSQRDEADEDAYQRPTSRNSSRNWGTSEYGLFKHADGSTSTPEAVHEAISDLETALSWRSRQAETDTFSWLPILQPLIARANRQQLDELVLAFDRAHDEAQILVAIAEQLESIEDRDDAAAIARVALGKTEPEWWDAHHRHGTRRRAWQALASYEGLSARKEAMRDLAQLLTSADYWPGNLMLQLDDILPVIAPDLPADAVWNQVRQYLNVMRTGVVESQRPLLDGPIHAAWWANQADAVTMAKQDTDPPLPHCDQGDVPLSIQAGQALVEMLVIDLDHPAWVVREAACAALAWALTQRDSFANQAATLAAGLLASQDHEPALVPR from the coding sequence TTGGGGCGCGCGAAGGCGAGCGGTGAGCAGGATGCCGTCCGTGGCTACGGGTACCAGTACGACCATGTCGCCGCCACCGCCTATGACCTGTACCGAGAGCGTCGCCATTTCACCCTTAGGCTTGTCGATCCCGAAGTGGGAGCGGTCGATGACTGCGTCCTCGTCTTGGCGCCAGTCACCGCCAGCGCCGGGCCAGAGGTCCATGGCTACCAGTACAAGTCTGCGGCAGGAAACCTGACATTGGCGGGACTGCTGGCCGCCGGAAAGACAAGGAAGGGTGAGCCGAAACCATCGCTGCTGGCGGAGCTTCTCGACGGCTGGCGGAAACTGAGTGCCCGCCACGGCGGCAACGAGGTGGCTGTCCACCTTGTGACGCCCGGCGCGCTCTCCCGCCGTGATCGGCCGCTAACGGCAGCGGTGAAGGCGGTCAGGGGAGCCGTGTTCCCAGCTCCATCCCGCCAACATACGGCCGCTTTCGTTGAATCCGTCCTGCAGCCGCTAGCTTCGGGTGGGCGGCTCCAAGACGTTGATCCGGCGTGGAACCCGATCCTGGAGTGGATCCGCGAACAGATCGGAATGCAGGAAAGCGAGGTCGAGCCTTTCCTAGCTGCGCTTCGCATCGACACCGAAACCGCCTCCGCGATGCCAGCGCACCCGGACCGACTGCCGCCTGAGCAGCGTTCCGAGGACATTGGTCATCTCGCGGCGGTGCTGCACCGCCGGGTGCAGGACGGCGAGCCAGGTCAGGCCGTCGTGCTGACGCCTGAGGATGTGGCAGCACTGGCAGGGTTCGGCTCTCGCGGCCGCCCGCGGCACCTGCATCGCTTCCCGATCGACCTCGACCGATACACCCCTTTGGTTGAGGCTGAGCAGGCGCTGGCCACAGCGCTTGAGTTGGCGCCAAGCGGGTATCTGTGTGTTCTGGGGCCGCCAGGGAGCGGCAAGTCGACTCTGCTGGCCCATGCCACGCCAGGACTCGCCGACCGTGTGGTGACCTACCTGGCCTTCCTGCCTGGTGATGCGGCTGCCGCCGGCCGCGTCTCGGCGACCGATTTCCTTCACGACGTCGTCGTGCAGATGGAAGCGTCACAACTCAAGGTTCGGAAGAGCCTACCGGAGCGTGACCTGAACGAGTTACGGCTCCGATTCCGGGACCTGCTGAGTGCCGCCAGCGCGGAGTTCGCGGAGACCGGCCGCCGCACCCTGCTGATCGTGGACGGTCTCGATCATGTCGCCCGCGCGCGCGTGAGCCAGCCCTTGCTCGACGAACTCCCGACGCCGGAAGCTGTCCCGGACGGTGTCGTGATCGTGATGGGCTCTCAGACACTCTCACCGCTGAACGCCAAGATCCAAAATCATCTCGGCGGGGCCACCAAAGACAACACCCACCGTACTGTCGACCTGGCAGCTCACCGACTGACGTCGGCCGCAGTAGAGGGCGCATGCCATCGGCTCGCGGAGGCGGTCCCGGAGTTGGCGTTGACCAACAGGCAGATCGCCCGTGTGGTGCAACTTGTAGGCGGACACCCACTCGCCTTGGCCTACGTCACCAACTCACTTGTCGACCTCATTGAGGAGCATGCCCTCGGTGCCGAGGCGTCCGTGGCCGACTGTGTCCGGATTCCCGCCAGTGCCGTTGACTGTGCCTTGGACCGCTGCGTCCGCTACTCCGGCAGTGTCGCTGACGACTACGCCGCCTACCTGGCCGACCTGCCAGACAGCGACGCTCTCCAAACACTTCTGGGAGACCTTGCCCGACTCCGGTCGCCGATCAACATGCGGTGGGTGCAGATGTGGGCGGACTCCTCGGCGCTGCGTAGCCTCGTTCGGCTCAAGCACCTGTTCCGCGTCCTTGACCGCCACTCGTGGATGTTCTTCCACGACTCGTTCAGGCAATTCGTACTGGAGGCGACCAGCGTCGATCTGCTCGGTGAACCGGACCCCGACGCCGACGCGCAGCACCACGCGCTCCTGGCGGATGAGTGCGCAGCGGCTGAGGAAGGATCGCGGGAGAACGGCGAGGAGTTCTTCCACTGCGCACAAGCTGGCCAGCAACAGCGTGCGCTTGCTTTGGCGACACCCGACCGACTCCGCGCCAGATTCCTTGCCGGCACCTCACCTGCCGTCCTTACCGAGGACATTCGGACCGCCATGCGCCTCGCAGCCGAGGAGAGCGACGCTGCAGCGCTCGTTGGGCTCATGCTCATCCAGGCCGAACTTCAGTCACGCGAGCAGGTACTGGAGTCGGTCGACCTGACTGGTACGTGGATCGACGCCGGCGATCTGAACGCGGCCCTCGCGTACGCCCTTCCTAGCGCGACGCTGCGCATCCCGATCCGGCATGCCCTGACCGCCGCCGTCAAGCTCGATGATCTCGCGCATCCCGCCGGACGCCTGTTGTTCGACGCCGCGGACATCCATGAACTCGGGTCAGTCGGTGGCACCGAACGATGGGAGATGTTGTCGGCTTGGGCGCAGGGTACCGTTCGCTTCCGTCCTCTATCGGTGCTCCACACCATCCTGCGACGGATGTCTGAGCGCGCCCTGTCGCGCTTCACCGCGACAACAGAAAGCTACAGGCATCATGCTGCGTTCGCTCTGGGCGGGCACGCCGCCTACTTCGCGCGCTGCGCCGTCTCCGAGCTGCTCCGGACCGGAAGGTTGGTGGACGCCGAAGATCTGACGGCGAAGCTCCACGCCGGTGCATCCACATTGCTGGCAGCTATCCCCGCTCAGGACGCAGACGAGCGGACGTGGGGAGACGAGCTGATCGAATCAGCCTACGACGCCGTAGCGGATACGAGCATCCAAACGGCGAGGGTCCGGGCGAAGGCCGGTCAATGGGAGGAGGCACTCCAAACCCTTCAGAACCTAGCCACACCGTCCACCGGTGGAAACGATGCCGAACAGCGCGCGCTCGCCGCGATGGGCCAGAAGAACGCCGGCGAGGCCGCCTGGATCGCGTTGCAGATTGCCGCCAAGGCAACGCGCCCGTTGGCCAGAACCACACCCGACAGCAGACCAGCACCCACCCCAACGGACGCGACTGACATGCAGCGCAAGACCTCCGTGGCCGCTGCCGCGTTCACATTCGGCACCAATCAGCTGGAGCGGCTCGACACGCCTGCCTCGATCACCAGCGGAGACCTATCGAGCACAGAGCACCAATCAGCCGTCCTCGGCGCCGCACTGCGCGTCCGCACTAGCCACCTCATCGTCGCCGGACTCACAGCTCGATCCGTCGGGCAGACAACCACCGAGGACCTACTGATTGCAGCCGCGCCGACGCTACGGCAGCCGCCAGCCAATCAGCCAGCAGGTGCAAAGATCGATCCCGGAGCGGCCGCGCACCACGACAGGGCGGCCATCAGCCACGCCGCGCAGCTCAACAAGGCGGTGACGAACCTCGCTGTTCTACAGGCAGCCGTCATCCTCGGCGATCTACCCATCGCAACGCTACGTGGCCTCGCTAGCCGCGCGCTCGCCACTATGCCAAGCGTCCCCGACCGTCTCTCCCTGGCCAGTGCACGCGCCGCAAATATGACCTTGATGCAGATGGTCATCGACGTGGCGACCCGTGGCTCGGCAGAACTGCTCCGCTACGTCGGAGAGAAGATCGCAGAGCCCGATGGAGGCTCGTCGCCGCGCAGCAGACCGGCCGGCGCAGCAGCTGAGGGCGCCCTCAACTCTCGACGACCGCAGCGCCTCGGACTGCATATCCTGCGACGTGGCGTACGGATTGCATGGCTGGACGACGCGATCGCGGACGCCGACGCCGAGCTTCAGCAGACGTCGGGCGCCTACGAACGCGTGGACCTCCTCGTGACACAGGCAGCAGCGCACCTGCAGGCAGGGGAAACCGATACCGGCCGAGCGCTACTAGCACGTGTCATGCCCGAGTCGTTCAGCCCGCACTGGCGAAAGGATGTTCAGCTCGAAGTTTGGGTCCAGTGGCTCGTGCGCGCCACCCAGAACCGACCCGAGGCTCTGCTCGCCGAAGCCGTCGATGTCGCCCCGCTGATCGCCGCCCTGACCGATGCCACCGACGGCAGTGCCGAAGCCGCCGCTGAACTCTTGCTACAAGCAGTGGCTCGCGCTGCCCCACGCCACGCCGTGCGGCTAGCTGCATGGCAACTACGGGAAGGATCCCTATCGCTCACCGCAGCCCACGAGGCGTTGGCTGCCGGGATCGCCGCCAACATCCTCAACGCCGTCGTTCGTAACCCTGACGACATCGAGGCTCACCACGCCGCCACCCTGCTGTGCTCCGTTATCGCCGCGGTCCTGGCACCACTATGCCCGTCCGCTCCAACCAGTGTGCTCCAGCCGATACGCGACCTCATGACACGACTCCCGACCCCGGTCGCCACGACCCTCACAGAACAACTCACACGCGCGGTTGACGTCCATGTGCTCGCCAACACACGCCGGGACTGGCGCCGTGCCCTCCACCTTCCAGCCACTCCCACAAGCCAACGAGACGAAGCCGACGAGGATGCCTACCAACGACCCACGAGCCGAAACTCATCCCGGAACTGGGGAACCAGCGAGTACGGCCTCTTCAAACACGCTGACGGATCGACAAGCACCCCTGAGGCCGTCCACGAGGCGATCTCAGACCTAGAAACCGCACTGTCATGGCGGTCACGGCAGGCCGAAACCGACACCTTCTCCTGGCTACCCATACTTCAGCCTCTCATCGCTCGCGCCAACCGGCAGCAACTCGACGAACTTGTCCTCGCGTTCGACCGTGCCCACGATGAGGCACAAATCCTCGTCGCCATCGCAGAGCAGTTGGAGAGTATCGAGGATCGCGATGATGCGGCGGCCATCGCGCGAGTCGCTCTCGGCAAGACGGAACCCGAGTGGTGGGACGCCCACCACCGGCACGGAACCCGCCGGAGGGCATGGCAAGCCTTGGCGTCCTACGAGGGCTTGAGCGCTCGCAAGGAAGCCATGCGCGACCTGGCTCAACTACTGACATCTGCCGACTACTGGCCCGGCAACCTGATGTTGCAGCTCGACGACATCCTGCCCGTCATCGCCCCCGACCTGCCGGCCGACGCCGTCTGGAACCAGGTCCGCCAATACCTGAACGTGATGCGCACAGGCGTCGTTGAAAGCCAACGGCCGCTCCTCGACGGACCAATTCACGCCGCCTGGTGGGCAAACCAGGCTGACGCGGTAACCATGGCGAAGCAGGACACCGATCCTCCGCTCCCGCACTGCGACCAGGGCGACGTACCGCTTTCCATCCAAGCTGGACAGGCGCTCGTGGAGATGCTTGTCATCGATTTGGACCACCCAGCCTGGGTCGTTCGAGAGGCCGCATGCGCCGCCTTGGCCTGGGCACTGACGCAAAGAGATTCGTTCGCCAACCAGGCTGCGACTCTAGCGGCAGGGCTGCTGGCCAGCCAAGACCATGAGCCTGCACTCGTGCCCCGCTAA